One genomic segment of Arachis duranensis cultivar V14167 chromosome 4, aradu.V14167.gnm2.J7QH, whole genome shotgun sequence includes these proteins:
- the LOC107484855 gene encoding uncharacterized protein LOC107484855 isoform X2, with amino-acid sequence MPPRRHHAAATVPRSCYARSPGSLTTRCHARAEERDRAERETRGGRRDSRCQLCRHRRGRVAVVVLAIVEASAIVTPGCCQGCHRRVSPLKRSLAYAVAEPGQIHRLMLLPPLACHFCSALPLFAVLIVERKCCRSYSFSVPHSLVSFLQRVLGIQIITYLL; translated from the exons ATGCCACCACGCCGTCATCACGCCGCCGCCACGGTTCCGAGGAGCTGCTACGCGAGGAGCCCTGGTTCGTTGACGACTCGTTGTCATGCACGAGCAGAGGAGAGAGATCGAGCAGAGAGAGAGACGCGAGGAGGAAGAAGGGATTCACGCTGCCAGCTGTGCCGCCACCGCCGCGGGAGGGTCGCCGTCGTTGTGCTCGCCATCGTCGAAGCTTCAGCCATCGTCACGCCTGGCTGTTGCCAGGGTTGCCACCGCCGCGTCTCACCACTAAAGAGAAGCCTTGCCTACGCCGTTGCCGAACCGGGCCAGATTCACCG ATTAATGCTACTGCCACCACTGGCTTGCCATTTCTGTTCGGCTCTGCCCTTATTCGCCGTTCTAATTGTTGAAAGGAAATGTTGTCGAAGCTATAGTTTCTCCGTTCCCCATTCTCTTGTTTCTTTTCTG CAGAGGGTGCTTGGAATACAAATAATAACGTACCTGCTGTAG
- the LOC107484855 gene encoding uncharacterized protein LOC107484855 isoform X3 — protein MPPRRHHAAATVPRSCYARSPGSLTTRCHARAEERDRAERETRGGRRDSRCQLCRHRRGRVAVVVLAIVEASAIVTPGCCQGCHRRVSPLKRSLAYAVAEPGQIHRLMLLPPLACHFCSALPLFAVLIVERKCCRSYSFSVPHSLVSFLRVLGIQIITYLL, from the exons ATGCCACCACGCCGTCATCACGCCGCCGCCACGGTTCCGAGGAGCTGCTACGCGAGGAGCCCTGGTTCGTTGACGACTCGTTGTCATGCACGAGCAGAGGAGAGAGATCGAGCAGAGAGAGAGACGCGAGGAGGAAGAAGGGATTCACGCTGCCAGCTGTGCCGCCACCGCCGCGGGAGGGTCGCCGTCGTTGTGCTCGCCATCGTCGAAGCTTCAGCCATCGTCACGCCTGGCTGTTGCCAGGGTTGCCACCGCCGCGTCTCACCACTAAAGAGAAGCCTTGCCTACGCCGTTGCCGAACCGGGCCAGATTCACCG ATTAATGCTACTGCCACCACTGGCTTGCCATTTCTGTTCGGCTCTGCCCTTATTCGCCGTTCTAATTGTTGAAAGGAAATGTTGTCGAAGCTATAGTTTCTCCGTTCCCCATTCTCTTGTTTCTTTTCTG AGGGTGCTTGGAATACAAATAATAACGTACCTGCTGTAG
- the LOC107484855 gene encoding uncharacterized protein LOC107484855 isoform X1: MPPRRHHAAATVPRSCYARSPGSLTTRCHARAEERDRAERETRGGRRDSRCQLCRHRRGRVAVVVLAIVEASAIVTPGCCQGCHRRVSPLKRSLAYAVAEPGQIHRLMLLPPLACHFCSALPLFAVLIVERKCCRSYSFSVPHSLVSFLLKLLCLRLLLLLTVLLR; the protein is encoded by the exons ATGCCACCACGCCGTCATCACGCCGCCGCCACGGTTCCGAGGAGCTGCTACGCGAGGAGCCCTGGTTCGTTGACGACTCGTTGTCATGCACGAGCAGAGGAGAGAGATCGAGCAGAGAGAGAGACGCGAGGAGGAAGAAGGGATTCACGCTGCCAGCTGTGCCGCCACCGCCGCGGGAGGGTCGCCGTCGTTGTGCTCGCCATCGTCGAAGCTTCAGCCATCGTCACGCCTGGCTGTTGCCAGGGTTGCCACCGCCGCGTCTCACCACTAAAGAGAAGCCTTGCCTACGCCGTTGCCGAACCGGGCCAGATTCACCG ATTAATGCTACTGCCACCACTGGCTTGCCATTTCTGTTCGGCTCTGCCCTTATTCGCCGTTCTAATTGTTGAAAGGAAATGTTGTCGAAGCTATAGTTTCTCCGTTCCCCATTCTCTTGTTTCTTTTCTG CTAAAGCTGCTGTGTTTGCGGTTATTACTTTTGCTTACCGTTCTTCTTCGCTAG